The DNA sequence CTTGACTACAGCCATTTCCATCCTGTTTATACCATTTATCTAAGCCCAAGAAGGGTGGCTGGGTTGGCACCTCTACCAGTTTTTCTGTCAGAACTTAGAAGAGTGGGAATTGAGAGTGCAGCTGCTGAACATGAAGATTATTGCAGATGGCAGATAGGAAGTCCTTGTTCAACAGCTGGATTTACCAACTCTGAAAGTTCCCAGGAATCAGCTGCCATAATGATAATTTCCCTACTTCTACCTCAAAGGCAAGGTTAAACTGCTTGGGGGAATAGTGTTAAACCTCAATTAAATAGGTGTACAGTAGAAGGGGGAATAAGAAATACAGAGGCCCTGCCCACATGAGTTAGTAGAGACAAGAGAGGACCCCGCTTCTTGAATACGGGAATAACAGATTTCCCACCTGGCAGAATGATGGCAAAAAAATGAACTCTGTTTGAAAGAACTGAGGGAAGTTGGTTATAGGGGAGGTTTGCTAAAGGTAACTTGAGAAACAATTTAGGAAACTAAATTGAGGTGAAATGAATGATATCATTCAACCCGAGAAGAAATAGATTACACCTCAGTTTTTATAATCAGTTACACAACTGTAACTATCAACTAACCTGAGTTAGTTAGTTACAGCAGTCCTAACAGTTAACTAACTAACTATATAGACTAACTAACTGTACTTTAGCCTTTACAGATTAgctaagaaaagaaaactacaCTACTGAGTAAGTATACTCCTATATTTGCAGAAGACAAGTGGGAAGGTTTGAGAGGACTGCATACCCTCATAGATCTGCATTACCATTTTTTTCCATTTGTAGTTTCTTCTTTTCCAGCACTTCGAAAGTTAAATCTATAGTTCCTTCTTGGGTTGAGTCTGTTCTCATTATCAGTCAAGGATAGAAGTGTGCTGTAATGAAATACAGATGTATGAGTGCTATCATGAAATGCAGATGCATGCTTACACTGGTTTCCATTTGTCTATCATAGATTCATACATTTCATATTACTTATGCTTTTTTGGTGTTGAAATCTCCAATTTAACAGATTTTCCTTGGGAAGGCACTGCTGTTGCATCAAATTTCAATAGAAAATGTGAGGCCCTTGCAGTATCTGGCTTGGCTGATTATGGAGATGAGATTGATGTCATTGCCCCAGCTGACATTTTGAAGCAGATATTTAAAATGCCATATTCTAAGGCTCGACTATCAATTGCTGTTCGTCGCATTGGTCATACTCTTGTTTTAAACACAGGGTGTGTATTTGACCTACTCTTGACTCCATTTTGGTGCCATGACTGACTTTCACTTAATTATAGCTTTGTCATATAATTGCTGTCGACAATTGTCTTTTGGtccataataaattttttgcttTAGAAAATTTGGCTCCTATATCTAATGTCTTTTGAAGCAATAAGAAAATGAATTCTTTATATTGATCAGTAGAAAAGATTACTAGTTCAAGATAATGATATTTCAACAAGGAGGGAAATGTACGGACAACTGAATAGTTTCATATTCTGGTTTTAATGCATCCTCCATGTGTAAATTGTGCATTTTAGTTCATGATGTATGATGCTTCAAAGATGATTTTTCTTACAAGTCATTCAGACATTGAATAGGGATTcgacttgtttaaaaaataaataaaattcttagTTAAGGTTGTTGTGAAATTAAATCCTCTGTCATTTCTGGTACCCACTATTGGACTTTTCTTTGTATTTGGCAACCTTGTGTTTATCAAatttgtcaagagggagaaaaCCGAGAGGTCATGTGAATGAATGTGTTACTATACAGAAGAggcttttatttataattacaatagTAATGGATAATGGTTACATAATTACCCCTAATTACAATATTTCCCTATTTACTCAATATATTACATAATTACAAGATTCCAAACAATCTTCAAACATTTGATTTGTTTACAACTAACAGTATTTTTGAAGTGCAGGCCAGATGTTGAAGAGGGAGAAAAATTGATTAGGAGGCATAACAATCAATCAAAATGTGCAGATCAatctttattcttgaattttGCTATGCATTCGGTCAGAATGGAGGCATGTGATTGTCCACCAACACATCATGTTCCATCAGAAGAGCAATCAAATTCTTCTGTACTTCCTGGAGGAAAGCCACCCCATATTGTGGTACAGAACGATGATGTTCACGCTGAAGGATACAATTGCCATTCTGAGTACTCACAAGTTGAGAAGGAAGGCTTCTATTGGGGAAGCAAGAAAAATAGGAGAAATAAGAACCATAGTCCAGTCAAAAAGGTGTCACAAGTGGGTGAAAAACCTGGATCATCTATTCTAGAGtctgaaaaacaaagaaaagttggTAATGATAGCTTTCTGAGGATTTTGTTCTGGCAGTTTCATAACTTTCGCATGCTCTTAGGAAGTGATCTACTTCTATTTAGTAATGAAAAGTATGTTGCTGTGAGCTTGCATTTATGGGATGTCACACGACAGGTGAGGAGCATTCTTCTAAAACATGTCTCGTATTTCATTTTTAGCagattgttaatatttttgtttcccAATTTTGATAGGTCACACCTTTGACTTGGCTTGAAGCATGGCTTGACAATGTCATGGCAAGTGTGCCTGAGTTGGCTATATGTTATCATCACAATGGTGTTGTTCAGGGATACGAGCTTTTGAAAACcgatgatatttttcttttgaaagggATATCAGAGGAGGGGACACCCGCGTTTCATCCTCATGTTGTACAGCAAAATGGTTTGTCTGTTTTGAGATTCCTTCGGGATAATTGCAAACAGGATCCTGGAGCTTATTGGGtactattatttttgtttttctatacattttatatatttgttgccTTTAggtttattatgttaatttctttttaacaaaattGTTACCCTTAGTAGTACTAGGAAACCTGACAAAGAGTTTTGCAGCTTTATAAAGGTGCTGGTGAAGATGATATACAACTTTTTGATCTTTCCATTATTCCCAAAAACTGTTCATCTGATCATAGTGATGATGCTTCAAGGTCCTTGCGATCATCGATCAGTAGGGGTAGAAGTGATGCAGTATATTCGTTGGGAACTCTCCTCTATCGAATTGCACACAGGCTTTCGCTCTCAATGGTGTGAATGAATGAAATGTATTTCTGGGCTAATGCTGCTTTTAGTGGTTTCTAACAGTTTTTTCCTTACTACCGTCTCTTTTGCTGTAGGCTGCTACAAATAGGGCTAGATGTGTGAGGTTCTTTAGAAAGTGTTTggaatttcttgatgactcagaCCATCTGGTATGTTTTTTGAACAACAAATTACAATTGATGTATTCCCCCAACCCCATTTTCCTGGGGtttccatttattttcttttgagattACTGCATTTCTGATATTGTTTTGCTGAACAGGCAGTACGAGCAGTTGCTCATGAACAATTTGCGAGGctgattttaaattatgatgatGAGTTGAATTTAACTTCAGAATCTCTGGCCCTAGAATGTGAACTAACTGTTACTGAAGTCGAAGAGTCATCTTGGGATGCTGAAAACAGTAATTCTGAACGAGGTGCACATGAGCTATTTTATCTGCATGCTAATGACAAATCAGCCGAACATGGAAATATGATTGAGCACTTAGAATCAGAATGTCCTGCAAAGATGGTCTCTGAAGCATACAAACCCACATCTGGGGAACTTATAGCTGTCAGTAGCACAGAATTGAGCAACCAAGAAGGGGATGCACCAAGCTTGTATCCTGATGATAGCTCTTTGGCTTGTGAAGTATGTCCAGTTTCCACACCTGTGGTTCAGACAGTTGCTGATCCAATCTCATCCAAGTTAGCTGCCGTACATCATGTTTCACAGGCCATTAAGTCTCTGAGATGGATGCGTCAGCTTCAGAGCACTGAACCGGAGGTGATGGATCAATTCAATGAAAATCGTGATAGACCATCATCTTTTAATGTTTCTGTTTGTGCCTGTGGAGATGCTGACTGTATTGAAGTTTGTGACATCCGAGAATGGCTTCCAACATCCAAGTTGGATCATAAGTTGTGGAAGCTTGTTCTTTTGCTTGGGGAATCGTATTTGGCACTTGCAGAAGCTTATAAAGAGGATGGCCAACTGCATCAAGCTTTAAAGGTTATACAGCTATCATGTTCTGTTTATGGATCAATGCCTCCACATCTTGAAGacacaaaatttatttcttcaatGGTCAGTGGCtcatccttagagagaaaactcATTGATCTTAATGAAAAGACGTGGCAGGATGATGTAAAAGATGAGACTGTTAATGGCTATATTGAAAGAAAGTCTTCTACTTACCTTTTCTGGGCCAAGGCATGGGCACTAGTAGGAGATGTTTATATTGAATTCCATAGGATAAAGGGCAAAGAAATCTCAATAAAAGATCTGAAAAAACCTGCAACCAGAGAATTGAAAATGTCATCTGAGGTTGTGAAGGAAGTTAAAAGGCTGAAGAAGAAGTTGGTTCAAATGAACCACAACTGCAGTTCATGTTCCTTGGTAAATTGCAGTTGCCAAAGTGACAGAGCTAGTAGTGGGAATAGTGCAAGCAGTAGTAGTGCAGATGCAAGCTTCATGACTCATGGTAGAAAGCATAGTAAACGGTTGTCTGCTAAAAATGCCAATTACTTTCCTCCAAAAGACCCAGTAGATGAGTTCATTCATGACAAGGAAAATGGAAAAGATTTTGACAGCAAATACATTGAGCACAGTAGTTATGGTGGAGATCTTAATCTGAGGGATACTCTTGAGAATAGGATTGAAATTGAATCTTTGGCTGCTACAAACTCTAGAATTGTTGAGGGATCCTCAGAGATGGACGTTTCATGTTCTAGTGTTGTCTCTCAAACGGAAAATACTTCAAAGGAAACAGGTAAAGTCAAAATTGGTGGGATATTTGAGTACCTAGTTGAACCAGTAGTGGGAGACGTAGAGTCCAATCTTTTATCTGCTTTAAAGTGCTATGAAGAAGCTAGACAAGCATTACTTAAATTTCCAACTAGCTTGTCTGAGTTACAATCTGTGGTTAAAAAGAAAGGGTGGGTTTGCAATGAATTTGGTCGAATCAGACTTGAAAATAAAGAGTTGAGTAAGGCTGAATTGGCATTTACAGATGCTATAGATGCATTCAGAGAAGTTTCAGATCACACcaacataatattaattaactgTAATTTGGGCCATGGCAGACGGGCTTTGGCTGAGGAGATGGTATCTAAAATTGAGAATCTTAAACTACATAATATTTTCCATAATGCATATAATCATGCATTGGAAACTGCAAAACTGAAATATATAGAATCCCTTAGATATTATGGGGCGGCAAGGTTAGAACTGAATGCCATCAATGAACATGATGATTCTGTTACAAGCAGCTTGAAGAATGAGGCACATACACAGTTTGCTCATACTTTTCTGCGGTTTGGAATGCTTTTGGCAAGAGAAAATACTACTGCAATTTATGAAACTGGATCACTGGAAGGTACATGGGTAAGTCACACCACGCCCCATGACAGAAAAGCCAGGAAAGATTTGAGAAAGCATGAGATTTCAGCTAACGAGGCCATTAGAGAAGCATTATCTGTGTATGAGTCGCTCGGTGAACTGCGCAAACAGGAGGCTGCATATGCTTACTTCCAATTGGCTTGCTATCAGAGAGACTGTTGTTTGAGATTTATGAATTCTGGCAATAAGAAAAGCATTTTGTCTAAAGGCGAAAATAGTGCTGTGCAACGAGTAAAGCAGTATGCATCTCTGGCAGAGAGGAACTGGCAAAAGGCCCTGGACTTCTATGGCCCCAAAACTCATCCTAATATGTATTTGACTATTCTTATGGAGAGATCAGCTCTTTCATTAAGCCTTTCAAGCCATCTACACTCCAATGTGGTATTTTCCTGCACTTTTACAGTCATTTGATTCTGATTATGAGTTACTGAAATTTTCAATGAGATGATTTAATTCATTATTACCCTTTTCTGTGTCACTATGCTATCTACTATCTCAGTATCTCTTATATCTACTACTACATCCGTCCCTATATATAAGACCATTTTCATTtaatgtttgtttctttttataagaccCTCTTCTAAACTCaggtgcattaattatttttatcctgtAATACCCTTAATTAATTACTGTATTCTCTCTCCAAACAATAATTACTACTTGGTGAGAAACAATTAAGTAGAGAGAAATGAAGGGTAATTTTGGAAAAGCAGTATAAATattgacaaatttaatttgatttactaAATGAACCACTTTTCTTAAAGGGTGTGGATCAATTGAAAGGTATATATAGGGACAGAGGTAGTAATAAAGACTCCTTGTAAGTTAGCATACTTGGGCAGAGTCCGTTGATCTGTTTGTCAGTGTAACTATAATTAACTTAGCCCCTGCCCAGCTAcaaaaaagattataaaatCCCTGAAATTAGGTTTTGTATTCCCACCATAGATTTACTTCCCAGTTGAAACTTGGTTAAAATGTCTCAAAGTTTTTGGGTTAAGGTGTGATATCTTACATGTGTTTTGATGTCAACTTTATAATTTGCCTAAGTGCTATATTTGACAAACACGACCATCTTTGGTATTAAGGAGGGTCAgagaatatataaaatgatgaaaattcttataatttccTGACCTGCATTTTTTAGAGTCAATTAACGGTTGTACAATATCTTCTATGCCATTCCATAAAATATAGTATAGATTATTAATGAACACCTTGCtcgaaatagttttattaacaTCAATTGAACCAGTGGATATTTCTGTCGACAAATGTCATTGGTTGATACTTCCAGAATTTTTTTGCAGGTGCTGGAATCAGCTTTGGCTCATATGCTTGAAGGACGCCATGTATCAGATACAAATGCCGACACTTTCGGTACTAGTTATCCCGAATTACATGCAAAATATTGGAGTCAGTTGCAGATGCTTTTGAAGAAAATGTTGGCCACGATACTTTCATCGAGTGCAAACAAATCTCCCTGTCAACCATCTTCAACATCTAGCAGATTTGGAGATGGTGGAAAGATCAGGGAACTCTACAAGATGTCCCTGAAGGGTACTAATATGATCCAATTGTATAACATGTACAACTTGTGGATATCATGATGGAAAATTCATCCAACTGCATACCGTGTGCAGTTTTTGGATATCATGATGACAGTTTTCTCTTGTTTACATCATCAAATCAAAGTAAAGAGAAAATAGGTAATGCACCGACattgtaaaatagttttatgtCATCATCCATCATAACTCATCATGTATAAGTTTGTTTTACACTGTTAGGATATGACCATTAAACTCCAAAGTAAATGTTTTCTTACTTCTTTCTAATTTTTGTCTGATATCTGTTGTTGGGCCAACTGTTCAAGTAAAAAGTACTTAAATGTGGTTATTCACCTGTAATGAATTTTTGGGCCAACTATTCAAGTAAAAAGTACTTATAATGTGGTTATTCACCTGTAATGAATTTTTGTCCAGAGGTTGTGtaatagtttatttttctcaattaaTTCTTTAGTAATGCTACTTCATCCAAACAAGAGGAGTCGAAAACTCTTCTTACGCACTCAAAAATGACATCACTCAAAAATGACATGGCAAATTtcgttataaaaaatatttgttttattcaaCTTTTGAAAAGTGATTTCTTTCCAACTTTACCCCTTGACGCACATGACCAACCCATTCAATGAATCAGTCgcaaaagaatttcaaaagttTGGCGTGCATAGCAATTGGGAGAGCGTGATCTCGTCTCCAGATCTGAACTGCAACATAGAGTAAAACAGTGCaatgaagaggaagaggagttCTAAAAGCGTTGATAGAATTAGAGGAATGTGCAAATGGAGAATGCGGCTATAGTGATGCGATGAGTGTCCTTCACTAGCGTGGGTTGCTCTAACACTCGAGGGTCATATTGTTTGGTGGTTTATGTGTGGTGATCGAGGACCCACCCATACAACCAAAATCATGTAGATCTAGATGGTGGCCCAGAGATTGAGGATCCATGTGAGCACGTTGATGCTTGACGGATATTGGCTTCATGACAAGGATTACCATTGTGACGGATTTGTGGGAATTCTCTGTGCTACAATGAGGGTGTTGGATGAGCCTGAGACAATCCCATCATAATACACTTTCTAGCTTTGGTGGACACAGATGACGCCACCCTACTACTGACACGCTAGGAAGGTAGAGATTATAGAAATGTTATTTGACAAGGATATGGATGATGTTGAGTTTGAGGTCGAGGTTGAGAGTGTTATACCTGAGGTTGAGGTTGAGGGTGATATACTTGAGGTCGAGGTAGAGGATGCCGAGCCTGAGGTTGAGATTATCGAGATACTTGAAGCTTGAATATGTGAGAAATAAAAACTGTTCACTCACTCACTTGCTTTATTACATtcaaataatacatatatatatacatcaaaaaGGGATAGAGACAGCTTGACAAGACAAGCCATACTGCTGTCTTCTACCACAAGCTAAGTAGGAGACTAGGGAAGCTAAAAACAAAATCTATCAAAAGATACACATAATtataacactccccctcaagctggagcatataaatcatatgcaCCAAGCTTGGAACATATAAACTGAATCTTAGGCCCCCTTAAAGACTTAGTCAAAATATCAGCTGGCTGATCATTAGAATTAATGAACTCAGTGGCAATCTCTTTGGACAGTAGCTTCTCTCGAATAAAGTGACAGTCAATCTCTATGTGCTTGGTCCTCTCATGGAAGACTGGGTTTGAAGCAATGTGAAGAGCAGCCTGATTATCACAATATAACTTCATTTGCACCACTTTGCAGAATTTCAACTCTTCAAGAATTTGTTTAACCCACATAAGTTCACATGTAACCATAGCCATAGATCTGTATTCAGCCTCTGCACTAGATCGAGCAACAACAGCTTGCTTCTTACTTTTCCAACAGATAACATTTCCTCCAATAGAGACGCAGTATCCTGATGTGGATCTCCTATCCATGGGACAGCCAGCCCAAtctgcatcacaatacccaGATATTTGTGTGTTACCTTTGTCTTCATAAAGCAGTCCTTGTCCCGGAGCTCTCTTTATATATCTAAGAATACGTGTAACAGCATTCCAATGATCAGCACGGGGATTTTGCATAAACTGGCTAACTACTCCAACAGCAAAGGAAATATCAGGTCTTGTAATAGTGAGATAAATTAGTTTTCCCACAAGTCTCCTATATCTTTCGGGGTCATGATAGATTTCACCTTGATCTGCCATGAGCTTCAGATTAGGATCCATAGGGCTATCAACAGGTCTACAATTCTGCATGCTTGTCTCCTCCAAAATGTCAAGAGCATACTTTCTCTGTGAGATCACAACACCATCTCCTGATTGAGCCACCTCAATACCAAGAAAGTACTTCAAATACCCTAGGTCTTTGGTCTGGAAATGACTGAATAAGTGCTCCTTTAGCTGGACAATCTTAGTAGCATCATTCCCTGTAAtcactatatcatcaacatatactaTCAAATAAACACATTTCCCAGGGGatgaatgacaataaaaaacagaatgatcgGCTTCACTTCGTTTCAACCCAAAGAGTTGAACAATATGACTGAATTTACCAAACCAAGCCCGAGGGGATTGCTTCAACCCATAGAGGGATCGACGCAGCTTACACACAAGACCATACTCCCCCTGAGCaacaaacccaggaggttgctCCATGTAGATCTCTTCCTCAAGGTcaccatgaagaaatgcatttttaatatcaagcTGATGGAGAGGCCAATGACGCATGGCAGCCATAGCAAGGAACAGACGGACAGTAGTGATCTTAGCGACTGGAGAGAAAGTGTCACAATAATCAAGGCCATATACCTGAGTATAACCTTTAGCCACTAAGCGAGCCTTAAGTCGATCAATCTCACCATTAGGCCCAACTTTAACTGTATAAACCCATCTGCAACCCACAGCCTTCTTGCCAGGAGGAAGGGAAACAAGTTCCCAAGTACCACTATGTTCAAGAGCCTGCATTTCATCAATCATAGCCTGTCGCCATCCAGGATGACTCAGTGCCTCATGAATATTAGAAGGGACAGAATGCGAAgatagagagaaaacaaaagaagaatatGAAGGAGACAAACGATGATAGCTTAGAAAGTTATAGATAGGATGAGGATTACGAGAGGATCTAGTACCTTTGCGGATGGCAATGGGCCAGTCTGAATCAGAGGGATGAGAAGTAGCAGAATCCATGGCTTGAGGATTGATTGAAGAAGGATGAGAATCAAGAGGAGAAGCTTCAGATACTGTAGAACCAACTGGCTGTGTCCTGCGTTGATATGTAAGAAGAGGTGGAGGAGCAACTTCAGGTGGATGTGGTGGAGAAGATGGAACTTCACTAACATCTTGGTTTAAGGTACCTAGAGGACATGGAGAGGGAATCGGAAGAACATTTTGGATGGAAGAAGAATAGTCCGTAGATGATGGAAAGAAAGGTGTGTCTTCAAAGAAGGTTACATCTGCAGACATATAGTATCGCCTGGTAGGTGGAGAGTAGCATTTGTAACCCTTTTGAAGACGAGAATAACCTAAAAAGACACACTTGATTGCTCGGGCAGAAAGTTTATCTAAACCAGGGGAGAGATTATGGACAAAACAAgtacaaccaaacactttgggtGGAACATGGAATAAGTGATCATGAGGAAAAATGATTGAGTGAGGAATTTGATTcttaagagaagaagaaggcatTCTGTTGATTAAGAAACAAGCAGTGAGCACCGCATCCCCCCAATGGTGTGAAGGAACATGAGAGGCGAACATTAGTGATCGTGCGGTGTCAAGGAGATGACGATTTTTCCTTTCTGCTATACCATTTTGCTGTGGTGTATGAGGACATGTAGATTGATGCAGAATGCCTTTTGAAGATAATAAAGAAGAGAAATCATGAGAGAAATACTCTTTGGCATTATCACTTCTGAAAATCTtaattgtttttccaaattGGTTTTCAATTTCATTGAGAAAGGACATGAAGATAGGCAAAAGTTCAGAtctgtctttcattaaataaacccaagtacatctagagaattcatcaataaaagttacaaaatatcgAAAACCAAAAGATGTAACACGGCTTGGTCCCCAAATATCAGAATGAATGGTAGAGAAAGCTGAATTACATCTTTGAACAGTTTGTGGAAATGATGACCTAACATGTTTTCCTAGTTGACAAGATTCACATTCTAAGACTCGAAGATTCTTCAGACTAGGGATCatcaattttagttttggtAGACTTGGGTGACCTAGACGATCATGCAAAAGTTTGGGATTTGAAGTTGCTGAACAGGAGACAGACAAGTTGGACTTCACGTAGTAAAGTCCTCGTGATTCATGTCCTTCTCCAATCAGTCGACCCGTGCCATGT is a window from the Glycine max cultivar Williams 82 chromosome 2, Glycine_max_v4.0, whole genome shotgun sequence genome containing:
- the LOC100780584 gene encoding uncharacterized protein, with amino-acid sequence MDMAKLLSSLPSSSSSNSENSKELVCVGTLEIATPKPVGFLCGSIPVPTDKSFHHAFHSALLPTPQTVNAPRYRYRMLPTETDLNTPPLLANFPDKVLPVGAVHSKATGGDFPWEGTAVASNFNRKCEALAVSGLADYGDEIDVIAPADILKQIFKMPYSKARLSIAVRRIGHTLVLNTGPDVEEGEKLIRRHNNQSKCADQSLFLNFAMHSVRMEACDCPPTHHVPSEEQSNSSVLPGGKPPHIVVQNDDVHAEGYNCHSEYSQVEKEGFYWGSKKNRRNKNHSPVKKVSQVGEKPGSSILESEKQRKVGNDSFLRILFWQFHNFRMLLGSDLLLFSNEKYVAVSLHLWDVTRQVTPLTWLEAWLDNVMASVPELAICYHHNGVVQGYELLKTDDIFLLKGISEEGTPAFHPHVVQQNGLSVLRFLRDNCKQDPGAYWLYKGAGEDDIQLFDLSIIPKNCSSDHSDDASRSLRSSISRGRSDAVYSLGTLLYRIAHRLSLSMAATNRARCVRFFRKCLEFLDDSDHLAVRAVAHEQFARLILNYDDELNLTSESLALECELTVTEVEESSWDAENSNSERGAHELFYLHANDKSAEHGNMIEHLESECPAKMVSEAYKPTSGELIAVSSTELSNQEGDAPSLYPDDSSLACEVCPVSTPVVQTVADPISSKLAAVHHVSQAIKSLRWMRQLQSTEPEVMDQFNENRDRPSSFNVSVCACGDADCIEVCDIREWLPTSKLDHKLWKLVLLLGESYLALAEAYKEDGQLHQALKVIQLSCSVYGSMPPHLEDTKFISSMVSGSSLERKLIDLNEKTWQDDVKDETVNGYIERKSSTYLFWAKAWALVGDVYIEFHRIKGKEISIKDLKKPATRELKMSSEVVKEVKRLKKKLVQMNHNCSSCSLVNCSCQSDRASSGNSASSSSADASFMTHGRKHSKRLSAKNANYFPPKDPVDEFIHDKENGKDFDSKYIEHSSYGGDLNLRDTLENRIEIESLAATNSRIVEGSSEMDVSCSSVVSQTENTSKETGKVKIGGIFEYLVEPVVGDVESNLLSALKCYEEARQALLKFPTSLSELQSVVKKKGWVCNEFGRIRLENKELSKAELAFTDAIDAFREVSDHTNIILINCNLGHGRRALAEEMVSKIENLKLHNIFHNAYNHALETAKLKYIESLRYYGAARLELNAINEHDDSVTSSLKNEAHTQFAHTFLRFGMLLARENTTAIYETGSLEGTWVSHTTPHDRKARKDLRKHEISANEAIREALSVYESLGELRKQEAAYAYFQLACYQRDCCLRFMNSGNKKSILSKGENSAVQRVKQYASLAERNWQKALDFYGPKTHPNMYLTILMERSALSLSLSSHLHSNVVLESALAHMLEGRHVSDTNADTFGTSYPELHAKYWSQLQMLLKKMLATILSSSANKSPCQPSSTSSRFGDGGKIRELYKMSLKGTNMIQLYNMYNLWIS